The following proteins come from a genomic window of Vidua chalybeata isolate OUT-0048 chromosome 2, bVidCha1 merged haplotype, whole genome shotgun sequence:
- the CD47 gene encoding leukocyte surface antigen CD47 isoform X3, with protein MWLLAASVLLGALRAGSAQLSLSGTSIVEKNDCNKTVVLPCYVTDLKQNNENAMSVTWKKQGVTIFFYHGGNKKFNIDPSFSSARFLSQVELIKGVASLVLDSAQATVGNYSCKVTESNSEGEIKMELKNSSVVSCGDETPEEKCGSWFLLAERVGIVLLMCLLVVLCIVQLSVIGLKYEIESQRKVCTIVALVIFAVVAGVGAALFIPDGYTVQNQAGLGLIVIPAVILVPLQYVMFGIVFDSLLQATLALIGLKLLGFIIAVVGFALCVPACPPLHASVLIAGLAIMAFASLCSLPYVFFMGSRMKDHPRPGTYTVLLSDPCM; from the exons ATGTGGCTGCTGGCCGCCTCCGTGCTGCTCGGCGCCCTGCGCGCTG gTTCTGCCCAGTTGTCACTTTCTGGGACAAgtattgtggaaaaaaatgactGTAATAAAACTGTAGTTTTACCTTGTTATGTGACTGACCTAAAGCAGAACAATGAAAATGCCATGTCTGTTACATGGAAAAAACAAGgagttacaatttttttttaccatggaGGAAACAAGAAGTTTAACATTGATCCCTCATTTTCATCTGCAAGATTTTTATCCCAGGTGGAATTAATCAAGGGTGTGGCCTCGCTGGTGCTTGACAGTGCCCAAGCAACTGTGGGAAATTACAGCTGTAAAGTAACAGAATCAAACAGcgaaggagaaataaaaatggaactTAAAAACAGCTCAG ttGTCAGTTGCGGTGACGAAACGCCAGAGGAAAAATGTG GATCCTGGTTCCTTCTAGCGGAAAGGGTTGGCATCGTATTATTGATGTGCTTACTTGTTGTTTTATGTATAGTTCAGTTAAGTGTTATTG gattaaaatatgaaattgaaTCTCAGAGGAAAGTGTGCACTATTGTAGCACTTGTCATCTTTGCAGTTGTAGCTGGTGTAGGCGCTGCTCTTTTTATCCCAG ATGGCTATACTGTACAGAATCAGGCTGGTCTTGGCCTAATTGTAATCCCTGCTGTGATTTTGGTACCTCTTCAGTACGTCATGTTTGGAATTG tttttgACAGTCTGCTGCAGGCAACATTGGCTCTGATAGGTTTGAAACTTCTTGGGTTTATAATTGCTGTGGTTGGTTTTGCACTGTGTGTCCCAG CCTGCCCTCCGTTACATGCATCTGTTCTGATTGCTGGCTTAGCTATTATGGCTTTTGCAAGTTTGTGTAGTCTGCCTTACGTGTTTTTTATGG gTTCCAGAATGAAAGATCATCCTCGTCCAGGG ACTTACACGGTGCTTTTGAGTGATCCATGTATGTGA
- the CD47 gene encoding leukocyte surface antigen CD47 isoform X5, with amino-acid sequence MWLLAASVLLGALRAGSAQLSLSGTSIVEKNDCNKTVVLPCYVTDLKQNNENAMSVTWKKQGVTIFFYHGGNKKFNIDPSFSSARFLSQVELIKGVASLVLDSAQATVGNYSCKVTESNSEGEIKMELKNSSGSWFLLAERVGIVLLMCLLVVLCIVQLSVIGLKYEIESQRKVCTIVALVIFAVVAGVGAALFIPDGYTVQNQAGLGLIVIPAVILVPLQYVMFGIVFDSLLQATLALIGLKLLGFIIAVVGFALCVPACPPLHASVLIAGLAIMAFASLCSLPYVFFMGSRMKDHPRPGKAVEEPLNELQSYVMRI; translated from the exons ATGTGGCTGCTGGCCGCCTCCGTGCTGCTCGGCGCCCTGCGCGCTG gTTCTGCCCAGTTGTCACTTTCTGGGACAAgtattgtggaaaaaaatgactGTAATAAAACTGTAGTTTTACCTTGTTATGTGACTGACCTAAAGCAGAACAATGAAAATGCCATGTCTGTTACATGGAAAAAACAAGgagttacaatttttttttaccatggaGGAAACAAGAAGTTTAACATTGATCCCTCATTTTCATCTGCAAGATTTTTATCCCAGGTGGAATTAATCAAGGGTGTGGCCTCGCTGGTGCTTGACAGTGCCCAAGCAACTGTGGGAAATTACAGCTGTAAAGTAACAGAATCAAACAGcgaaggagaaataaaaatggaactTAAAAACAGCTCAG GATCCTGGTTCCTTCTAGCGGAAAGGGTTGGCATCGTATTATTGATGTGCTTACTTGTTGTTTTATGTATAGTTCAGTTAAGTGTTATTG gattaaaatatgaaattgaaTCTCAGAGGAAAGTGTGCACTATTGTAGCACTTGTCATCTTTGCAGTTGTAGCTGGTGTAGGCGCTGCTCTTTTTATCCCAG ATGGCTATACTGTACAGAATCAGGCTGGTCTTGGCCTAATTGTAATCCCTGCTGTGATTTTGGTACCTCTTCAGTACGTCATGTTTGGAATTG tttttgACAGTCTGCTGCAGGCAACATTGGCTCTGATAGGTTTGAAACTTCTTGGGTTTATAATTGCTGTGGTTGGTTTTGCACTGTGTGTCCCAG CCTGCCCTCCGTTACATGCATCTGTTCTGATTGCTGGCTTAGCTATTATGGCTTTTGCAAGTTTGTGTAGTCTGCCTTACGTGTTTTTTATGG gTTCCAGAATGAAAGATCATCCTCGTCCAGGG AAAGCTGTAGAAGAACCACTAAATG AACTGCAGAGTTATGTGATGCGTATATAA
- the CD47 gene encoding leukocyte surface antigen CD47 isoform X7 yields the protein MWLLAASVLLGALRAGSAQLSLSGTSIVEKNDCNKTVVLPCYVTDLKQNNENAMSVTWKKQGVTIFFYHGGNKKFNIDPSFSSARFLSQVELIKGVASLVLDSAQATVGNYSCKVTESNSEGEIKMELKNSSVVSCGDETPEEKCGSWFLLAERVGIVLLMCLLVVLCIVQLSVIGLKYEIESQRKVCTIVALVIFAVVAGVGAALFIPDGYTVQNQAGLGLIVIPAVILVPLQYVMFGIVFDSLLQATLALIGLKLLGFIIAVVGFALCVPACPPLHASVLIAGLAIMAFASLCSLPYVFFMELQSYVMRI from the exons ATGTGGCTGCTGGCCGCCTCCGTGCTGCTCGGCGCCCTGCGCGCTG gTTCTGCCCAGTTGTCACTTTCTGGGACAAgtattgtggaaaaaaatgactGTAATAAAACTGTAGTTTTACCTTGTTATGTGACTGACCTAAAGCAGAACAATGAAAATGCCATGTCTGTTACATGGAAAAAACAAGgagttacaatttttttttaccatggaGGAAACAAGAAGTTTAACATTGATCCCTCATTTTCATCTGCAAGATTTTTATCCCAGGTGGAATTAATCAAGGGTGTGGCCTCGCTGGTGCTTGACAGTGCCCAAGCAACTGTGGGAAATTACAGCTGTAAAGTAACAGAATCAAACAGcgaaggagaaataaaaatggaactTAAAAACAGCTCAG ttGTCAGTTGCGGTGACGAAACGCCAGAGGAAAAATGTG GATCCTGGTTCCTTCTAGCGGAAAGGGTTGGCATCGTATTATTGATGTGCTTACTTGTTGTTTTATGTATAGTTCAGTTAAGTGTTATTG gattaaaatatgaaattgaaTCTCAGAGGAAAGTGTGCACTATTGTAGCACTTGTCATCTTTGCAGTTGTAGCTGGTGTAGGCGCTGCTCTTTTTATCCCAG ATGGCTATACTGTACAGAATCAGGCTGGTCTTGGCCTAATTGTAATCCCTGCTGTGATTTTGGTACCTCTTCAGTACGTCATGTTTGGAATTG tttttgACAGTCTGCTGCAGGCAACATTGGCTCTGATAGGTTTGAAACTTCTTGGGTTTATAATTGCTGTGGTTGGTTTTGCACTGTGTGTCCCAG CCTGCCCTCCGTTACATGCATCTGTTCTGATTGCTGGCTTAGCTATTATGGCTTTTGCAAGTTTGTGTAGTCTGCCTTACGTGTTTTTTATGG AACTGCAGAGTTATGTGATGCGTATATAA
- the CD47 gene encoding leukocyte surface antigen CD47 isoform X8, translating into MSVTWKKQGVTIFFYHGGNKKFNIDPSFSSARFLSQVELIKGVASLVLDSAQATVGNYSCKVTESNSEGEIKMELKNSSVVSCGDETPEEKCGSWFLLAERVGIVLLMCLLVVLCIVQLSVIGLKYEIESQRKVCTIVALVIFAVVAGVGAALFIPDGYTVQNQAGLGLIVIPAVILVPLQYVMFGIVFDSLLQATLALIGLKLLGFIIAVVGFALCVPACPPLHASVLIAGLAIMAFASLCSLPYVFFMGSRMKDHPRPGKAVEEPLNELQSYVMRI; encoded by the exons ATGTCTGTTACATGGAAAAAACAAGgagttacaatttttttttaccatggaGGAAACAAGAAGTTTAACATTGATCCCTCATTTTCATCTGCAAGATTTTTATCCCAGGTGGAATTAATCAAGGGTGTGGCCTCGCTGGTGCTTGACAGTGCCCAAGCAACTGTGGGAAATTACAGCTGTAAAGTAACAGAATCAAACAGcgaaggagaaataaaaatggaactTAAAAACAGCTCAG ttGTCAGTTGCGGTGACGAAACGCCAGAGGAAAAATGTG GATCCTGGTTCCTTCTAGCGGAAAGGGTTGGCATCGTATTATTGATGTGCTTACTTGTTGTTTTATGTATAGTTCAGTTAAGTGTTATTG gattaaaatatgaaattgaaTCTCAGAGGAAAGTGTGCACTATTGTAGCACTTGTCATCTTTGCAGTTGTAGCTGGTGTAGGCGCTGCTCTTTTTATCCCAG ATGGCTATACTGTACAGAATCAGGCTGGTCTTGGCCTAATTGTAATCCCTGCTGTGATTTTGGTACCTCTTCAGTACGTCATGTTTGGAATTG tttttgACAGTCTGCTGCAGGCAACATTGGCTCTGATAGGTTTGAAACTTCTTGGGTTTATAATTGCTGTGGTTGGTTTTGCACTGTGTGTCCCAG CCTGCCCTCCGTTACATGCATCTGTTCTGATTGCTGGCTTAGCTATTATGGCTTTTGCAAGTTTGTGTAGTCTGCCTTACGTGTTTTTTATGG gTTCCAGAATGAAAGATCATCCTCGTCCAGGG AAAGCTGTAGAAGAACCACTAAATG AACTGCAGAGTTATGTGATGCGTATATAA
- the CD47 gene encoding leukocyte surface antigen CD47 isoform X6, translated as MWLLAASVLLGALRAGSAQLSLSGTSIVEKNDCNKTVVLPCYVTDLKQNNENAMSVTWKKQGVTIFFYHGGNKKFNIDPSFSSARFLSQVELIKGVASLVLDSAQATVGNYSCKVTESNSEGEIKMELKNSSVVSCGDETPEEKCGSWFLLAERVGIVLLMCLLVVLCIVQLSVIGLKYEIESQRKVCTIVALVIFAVVAGVGAALFIPDGYTVQNQAGLGLIVIPAVILVPLQYVMFGIVFDSLLQATLALIGLKLLGFIIAVVGFALCVPACPPLHASVLIAGLAIMAFASLCSLPYVFFMGSRMKDHPRPGMQKE; from the exons ATGTGGCTGCTGGCCGCCTCCGTGCTGCTCGGCGCCCTGCGCGCTG gTTCTGCCCAGTTGTCACTTTCTGGGACAAgtattgtggaaaaaaatgactGTAATAAAACTGTAGTTTTACCTTGTTATGTGACTGACCTAAAGCAGAACAATGAAAATGCCATGTCTGTTACATGGAAAAAACAAGgagttacaatttttttttaccatggaGGAAACAAGAAGTTTAACATTGATCCCTCATTTTCATCTGCAAGATTTTTATCCCAGGTGGAATTAATCAAGGGTGTGGCCTCGCTGGTGCTTGACAGTGCCCAAGCAACTGTGGGAAATTACAGCTGTAAAGTAACAGAATCAAACAGcgaaggagaaataaaaatggaactTAAAAACAGCTCAG ttGTCAGTTGCGGTGACGAAACGCCAGAGGAAAAATGTG GATCCTGGTTCCTTCTAGCGGAAAGGGTTGGCATCGTATTATTGATGTGCTTACTTGTTGTTTTATGTATAGTTCAGTTAAGTGTTATTG gattaaaatatgaaattgaaTCTCAGAGGAAAGTGTGCACTATTGTAGCACTTGTCATCTTTGCAGTTGTAGCTGGTGTAGGCGCTGCTCTTTTTATCCCAG ATGGCTATACTGTACAGAATCAGGCTGGTCTTGGCCTAATTGTAATCCCTGCTGTGATTTTGGTACCTCTTCAGTACGTCATGTTTGGAATTG tttttgACAGTCTGCTGCAGGCAACATTGGCTCTGATAGGTTTGAAACTTCTTGGGTTTATAATTGCTGTGGTTGGTTTTGCACTGTGTGTCCCAG CCTGCCCTCCGTTACATGCATCTGTTCTGATTGCTGGCTTAGCTATTATGGCTTTTGCAAGTTTGTGTAGTCTGCCTTACGTGTTTTTTATGG gTTCCAGAATGAAAGATCATCCTCGTCCAGGG ATGCAAAAGGAGTGA
- the CD47 gene encoding leukocyte surface antigen CD47 isoform X2, with product MWLLAASVLLGALRAGSAQLSLSGTSIVEKNDCNKTVVLPCYVTDLKQNNENAMSVTWKKQGVTIFFYHGGNKKFNIDPSFSSARFLSQVELIKGVASLVLDSAQATVGNYSCKVTESNSEGEIKMELKNSSVVSCGDETPEEKCGSWFLLAERVGIVLLMCLLVVLCIVQLSVIGLKYEIESQRKVCTIVALVIFAVVAGVGAALFIPDGYTVQNQAGLGLIVIPAVILVPLQYVMFGIVFDSLLQATLALIGLKLLGFIIAVVGFALCVPACPPLHASVLIAGLAIMAFASLCSLPYVFFMGSRMKDHPRPGNHYLLYMSIRVI from the exons ATGTGGCTGCTGGCCGCCTCCGTGCTGCTCGGCGCCCTGCGCGCTG gTTCTGCCCAGTTGTCACTTTCTGGGACAAgtattgtggaaaaaaatgactGTAATAAAACTGTAGTTTTACCTTGTTATGTGACTGACCTAAAGCAGAACAATGAAAATGCCATGTCTGTTACATGGAAAAAACAAGgagttacaatttttttttaccatggaGGAAACAAGAAGTTTAACATTGATCCCTCATTTTCATCTGCAAGATTTTTATCCCAGGTGGAATTAATCAAGGGTGTGGCCTCGCTGGTGCTTGACAGTGCCCAAGCAACTGTGGGAAATTACAGCTGTAAAGTAACAGAATCAAACAGcgaaggagaaataaaaatggaactTAAAAACAGCTCAG ttGTCAGTTGCGGTGACGAAACGCCAGAGGAAAAATGTG GATCCTGGTTCCTTCTAGCGGAAAGGGTTGGCATCGTATTATTGATGTGCTTACTTGTTGTTTTATGTATAGTTCAGTTAAGTGTTATTG gattaaaatatgaaattgaaTCTCAGAGGAAAGTGTGCACTATTGTAGCACTTGTCATCTTTGCAGTTGTAGCTGGTGTAGGCGCTGCTCTTTTTATCCCAG ATGGCTATACTGTACAGAATCAGGCTGGTCTTGGCCTAATTGTAATCCCTGCTGTGATTTTGGTACCTCTTCAGTACGTCATGTTTGGAATTG tttttgACAGTCTGCTGCAGGCAACATTGGCTCTGATAGGTTTGAAACTTCTTGGGTTTATAATTGCTGTGGTTGGTTTTGCACTGTGTGTCCCAG CCTGCCCTCCGTTACATGCATCTGTTCTGATTGCTGGCTTAGCTATTATGGCTTTTGCAAGTTTGTGTAGTCTGCCTTACGTGTTTTTTATGG gTTCCAGAATGAAAGATCATCCTCGTCCAGGG AATCACTACTTACTGTATATGTCAATTAGAGTAATTTAA
- the CD47 gene encoding leukocyte surface antigen CD47 isoform X4: protein MWLLAASVLLGALRAGSAQLSLSGTSIVEKNDCNKTVVLPCYVTDLKQNNENAMSVTWKKQGVTIFFYHGGNKKFNIDPSFSSARFLSQVELIKGVASLVLDSAQATVGNYSCKVTESNSEGEIKMELKNSSVVSCGDETPEEKCGSWFLLAERVGIVLLMCLLVVLCIVQLSVIGLKYEIESQRKVCTIVALVIFAVVAGVGAALFIPDGYTVQNQAGLGLIVIPAVILVPLQYVMFGIVFDSLLQATLALIGLKLLGFIIAVVGFALCVPACPPLHASVLIAGLAIMAFASLCSLPYVFFMGSRMKDHPRPGNCRVM from the exons ATGTGGCTGCTGGCCGCCTCCGTGCTGCTCGGCGCCCTGCGCGCTG gTTCTGCCCAGTTGTCACTTTCTGGGACAAgtattgtggaaaaaaatgactGTAATAAAACTGTAGTTTTACCTTGTTATGTGACTGACCTAAAGCAGAACAATGAAAATGCCATGTCTGTTACATGGAAAAAACAAGgagttacaatttttttttaccatggaGGAAACAAGAAGTTTAACATTGATCCCTCATTTTCATCTGCAAGATTTTTATCCCAGGTGGAATTAATCAAGGGTGTGGCCTCGCTGGTGCTTGACAGTGCCCAAGCAACTGTGGGAAATTACAGCTGTAAAGTAACAGAATCAAACAGcgaaggagaaataaaaatggaactTAAAAACAGCTCAG ttGTCAGTTGCGGTGACGAAACGCCAGAGGAAAAATGTG GATCCTGGTTCCTTCTAGCGGAAAGGGTTGGCATCGTATTATTGATGTGCTTACTTGTTGTTTTATGTATAGTTCAGTTAAGTGTTATTG gattaaaatatgaaattgaaTCTCAGAGGAAAGTGTGCACTATTGTAGCACTTGTCATCTTTGCAGTTGTAGCTGGTGTAGGCGCTGCTCTTTTTATCCCAG ATGGCTATACTGTACAGAATCAGGCTGGTCTTGGCCTAATTGTAATCCCTGCTGTGATTTTGGTACCTCTTCAGTACGTCATGTTTGGAATTG tttttgACAGTCTGCTGCAGGCAACATTGGCTCTGATAGGTTTGAAACTTCTTGGGTTTATAATTGCTGTGGTTGGTTTTGCACTGTGTGTCCCAG CCTGCCCTCCGTTACATGCATCTGTTCTGATTGCTGGCTTAGCTATTATGGCTTTTGCAAGTTTGTGTAGTCTGCCTTACGTGTTTTTTATGG gTTCCAGAATGAAAGATCATCCTCGTCCAGGG AACTGCAGAGTTATGTGA
- the CD47 gene encoding leukocyte surface antigen CD47 isoform X1, whose protein sequence is MWLLAASVLLGALRAGSAQLSLSGTSIVEKNDCNKTVVLPCYVTDLKQNNENAMSVTWKKQGVTIFFYHGGNKKFNIDPSFSSARFLSQVELIKGVASLVLDSAQATVGNYSCKVTESNSEGEIKMELKNSSVVSCGDETPEEKCGSWFLLAERVGIVLLMCLLVVLCIVQLSVIGLKYEIESQRKVCTIVALVIFAVVAGVGAALFIPDGYTVQNQAGLGLIVIPAVILVPLQYVMFGIVFDSLLQATLALIGLKLLGFIIAVVGFALCVPACPPLHASVLIAGLAIMAFASLCSLPYVFFMGSRMKDHPRPGKAVEEPLNDAKGVMLE, encoded by the exons ATGTGGCTGCTGGCCGCCTCCGTGCTGCTCGGCGCCCTGCGCGCTG gTTCTGCCCAGTTGTCACTTTCTGGGACAAgtattgtggaaaaaaatgactGTAATAAAACTGTAGTTTTACCTTGTTATGTGACTGACCTAAAGCAGAACAATGAAAATGCCATGTCTGTTACATGGAAAAAACAAGgagttacaatttttttttaccatggaGGAAACAAGAAGTTTAACATTGATCCCTCATTTTCATCTGCAAGATTTTTATCCCAGGTGGAATTAATCAAGGGTGTGGCCTCGCTGGTGCTTGACAGTGCCCAAGCAACTGTGGGAAATTACAGCTGTAAAGTAACAGAATCAAACAGcgaaggagaaataaaaatggaactTAAAAACAGCTCAG ttGTCAGTTGCGGTGACGAAACGCCAGAGGAAAAATGTG GATCCTGGTTCCTTCTAGCGGAAAGGGTTGGCATCGTATTATTGATGTGCTTACTTGTTGTTTTATGTATAGTTCAGTTAAGTGTTATTG gattaaaatatgaaattgaaTCTCAGAGGAAAGTGTGCACTATTGTAGCACTTGTCATCTTTGCAGTTGTAGCTGGTGTAGGCGCTGCTCTTTTTATCCCAG ATGGCTATACTGTACAGAATCAGGCTGGTCTTGGCCTAATTGTAATCCCTGCTGTGATTTTGGTACCTCTTCAGTACGTCATGTTTGGAATTG tttttgACAGTCTGCTGCAGGCAACATTGGCTCTGATAGGTTTGAAACTTCTTGGGTTTATAATTGCTGTGGTTGGTTTTGCACTGTGTGTCCCAG CCTGCCCTCCGTTACATGCATCTGTTCTGATTGCTGGCTTAGCTATTATGGCTTTTGCAAGTTTGTGTAGTCTGCCTTACGTGTTTTTTATGG gTTCCAGAATGAAAGATCATCCTCGTCCAGGG AAAGCTGTAGAAGAACCACTAAATG ATGCAAAAGGAGTGATGTTAGAATGA
- the CD47 gene encoding leukocyte surface antigen CD47 isoform X9 yields MWLLAASVLLGALRAGSAQLSLSGTSIVEKNDCNKTVVLPCYVTDLKQNNENAMSVTWKKQGVTIFFYHGGNKKFNIDPSFSSARFLSQVELIKGVASLVLDSAQATVGNYSCKVTESNSEGEIKMELKNSSVVSCGDETPEEKCGSWFLLAERVGIVLLMCLLVVLCIVQLSVIGLKYEIESQRKVCTIVALVIFAVVAGVGAALFIPDGYTVQNQAGLGLIVIPAVILVPLQYVMFGIVFDSLLQATLALIGLKLLGFIIAVVGFALCVPACPPLHASVLIAGLAIMAFASLCSLPYVFFMGSRMKDHPRPGKAVEEPLNELQSYVMRI; encoded by the exons ATGTGGCTGCTGGCCGCCTCCGTGCTGCTCGGCGCCCTGCGCGCTG gTTCTGCCCAGTTGTCACTTTCTGGGACAAgtattgtggaaaaaaatgactGTAATAAAACTGTAGTTTTACCTTGTTATGTGACTGACCTAAAGCAGAACAATGAAAATGCCATGTCTGTTACATGGAAAAAACAAGgagttacaatttttttttaccatggaGGAAACAAGAAGTTTAACATTGATCCCTCATTTTCATCTGCAAGATTTTTATCCCAGGTGGAATTAATCAAGGGTGTGGCCTCGCTGGTGCTTGACAGTGCCCAAGCAACTGTGGGAAATTACAGCTGTAAAGTAACAGAATCAAACAGcgaaggagaaataaaaatggaactTAAAAACAGCTCAG ttGTCAGTTGCGGTGACGAAACGCCAGAGGAAAAATGTG GATCCTGGTTCCTTCTAGCGGAAAGGGTTGGCATCGTATTATTGATGTGCTTACTTGTTGTTTTATGTATAGTTCAGTTAAGTGTTATTG gattaaaatatgaaattgaaTCTCAGAGGAAAGTGTGCACTATTGTAGCACTTGTCATCTTTGCAGTTGTAGCTGGTGTAGGCGCTGCTCTTTTTATCCCAG ATGGCTATACTGTACAGAATCAGGCTGGTCTTGGCCTAATTGTAATCCCTGCTGTGATTTTGGTACCTCTTCAGTACGTCATGTTTGGAATTG tttttgACAGTCTGCTGCAGGCAACATTGGCTCTGATAGGTTTGAAACTTCTTGGGTTTATAATTGCTGTGGTTGGTTTTGCACTGTGTGTCCCAG CCTGCCCTCCGTTACATGCATCTGTTCTGATTGCTGGCTTAGCTATTATGGCTTTTGCAAGTTTGTGTAGTCTGCCTTACGTGTTTTTTATGG gTTCCAGAATGAAAGATCATCCTCGTCCAGGG AAAGCTGTAGAAGAACCACTAAATG AACTGCAGAGTTATGTGATGCGTATATAA